From the Apus apus isolate bApuApu2 chromosome 4, bApuApu2.pri.cur, whole genome shotgun sequence genome, one window contains:
- the LOC127384355 gene encoding LOW QUALITY PROTEIN: placenta-specific gene 8 protein-like (The sequence of the model RefSeq protein was modified relative to this genomic sequence to represent the inferred CDS: substituted 1 base at 1 genomic stop codon) encodes MASHCVVTVQPQFWTALPVGQWQTGMMDCCSDCSVCLCGTFCFFCLSCQVAGDMNECCLCGSSVAMRTLXRTRYNIPGSILADYLSTVCLPMCSPCQLKRDINWRKEQGIFW; translated from the exons ATGGCCTCTCACTGTGTGGTCACAGTCCAGCCCCAGTTTTGGACTGCCCTGCCGGTAGGCCAGTGGCAGACAGGGATGATGGACTGCTGCTCCGACTGCAGCGTGT GTCTTTGCGGaaccttctgcttcttctgcctctcctgccaGGTGGCTGGGGACATGAATGAGTGCTGCTTGTGTGGCTCCAGCGTGGCCATGAGGACACTCTAGCGCACCAGATACAACATCCCG GGCTCCATTCTGGCTGACTACCTGTCCACTGTGTGCCTCCCCATGTGCTCACCCTGCCAGCTGAAAAGAGACATCAAttggaggaaggagcagggcaTATTCTGGTAA